The Vigna angularis cultivar LongXiaoDou No.4 chromosome 9, ASM1680809v1, whole genome shotgun sequence DNA window caggtttatgcttgattttagtgttttatgcaggtttttaggtgaatttggtgaaagaagtgaagaaggatagagatggaatcagaaaagacatcaaaaactgtaaaaggagaagtcgcaactaccgctcagcggtagtttaccgctgagcggcactcagaaactcatgttggatccgctgaggggtgaaaatgccgctgaggggaagaatcaactgacgcacttaccgctgagcggtagtttaccgctgagcggcactattttgggcctgggcctaattttctgtattattacgaataatatataagctttaggtcttcctagggtttgtatatttggctggagacgaaggaaacacacacctttccaccccttggaggaagatcttggatgctaaggctaccttctcatcgttctagggttttatcttccattctttcattattgttcatctagtttcaccatgaatatggtgaactaaaccttgtattgttgttggggaatcaatgtagtcttgtgaaactctcatatatggaattagtgtttaaacatcttatttgagatacatgctttctttcatcattagttagggtttttcctttttgctcaaagcatgcattgtttaactcattcgatgtcatgattattgattttgtcgatatgggaacgtacggggaaatctagatccggggaatttctcccaatagcatattgcctagacataggaatatgagggttggttgccgttaagcttctacacttcagaattaattattagggatgctaggaattgtatgaactcgtaattaaggataggccttcttgcaaggtgatttagagagtggcattaacattgatgaaaaaaatgatgaattcctaaagtatatgagagtggataagatgaaattgataaccccaacaacatactcatccatctaattcattaaagtgtttgattacCTCttctccattgatcaaattcatgcatacatgtttaattattgtcttttgcattaaaaacctacaatcaatcgttcacaagtcttaaataatcaacaaatcagataactaactaggccgtgagtcatTTGGGagaacaatacttggtcttaccgagttttattacttgatatgattcggtcacacttgccgagggttaaacaagtttgtggctccgtttttggtgttcataaatttgtcatcaatgaTCCTTGCCTTCAACATCTCGGTAATCTGATTCTCTATCTCCTCCTTCATCAAATGAGGATATCTATAAGGGCGGACATTGAAGGGATCAGTCCCCCCTTGAGCATGATCCGGTGAGCCACATTGCGAATTGGGGGTAGGCCCCTAGGTTCACTAAACACATCTCCAAACTCTACTAAAACCCGTTGCAAATCCTCTGTCTGGCTCCGTGTTAGCCCTTGATTGGTTTCTTTGTCCTCTGGATTTATCTCTATCTTCCGCAAACTCCAAACCAACGTAACCTTTTCCTCCTCTCTCATTTTCAACAAAGCTTTTGGTTCTACTATTTTTCTTGCTAGCGTGGGGTCCCCTTTATCATCACTACTTTCTCTCCCTGCTTATAGACCATTGTTAATTCCCCCTAATTGATGGTTACTTCTCCTAGTTTAGCCAGTCATTCCATCCCCAAAATAAGGTCAACTCCTCTCAATTCAAACAAGTAAAAAGGCTCCACTACCTCCGTGTCACCAATATTCATTGAGATGTCCCTACAACACCCTCACGTTTGTTTCTTTCTGTCGTCCCCCAAACTCACCTGATATGGCTGGGTATCGTCCACTATCAAGTTCAGCTCCTCCACCAAGTCTTTTTGCTATAAGGTTGTGACTAACACCATTGTCAATGAGGATCATCACTCTTTTCCCCCTGATCCAACCTTGTAGCTTCATGGTCTTGTGTTGAGTAAGTCCTCCAGCAGAAAACGATGACAATTCCATCTATTTCTGCTCCTCTTCCTCCACACAttcctcctcttcttcaccTTCGACTTCGTCTTCCCCCAAGATCTCCACCCGCAATCTTCTCTTAGCGATGCCTTGGGCTATAACGGCCGCCATAGTGGAAACACCGCCCTTCTTCCCTCCTTTTGATGTGCCCGTATTCCCTCAAATCTCGTGCGACTTTCATTGCCGTCAACAAATCTCGTGGGTTATGAGGCCGGATTTGACTCCTTATTTTCCCTTTCAAGCTCGTGAAAAAATGTCCAAGGAGTTGGTCCTCCGTCACGCCCTTTGTATGAGCCACTAACATCTCAAACTCCTGGATGTATTCATCTATGGTGCCTTTTTGCTTGACCACTGCCAACCTCTCGAACATCGTCCCCCTGTCACAACCTCCAAATCACCTCACCAGGACTTCCCTCAATCCTTCCCATGATGGCGTCTATGCTTTCTCTTTCAGAAATGGAACCAGTAACTTGCGGTTCCCTCCATGCATACGTAAGCCAGCCTGAGTTTCTCTCCCTCCGTCATGTTCTGAATCTCGAAGAATTTTTTCCTCTTGTGAAACCCATCCTAATGGATCGATACCTTCGAAGGTGGGTAAATCGATCCTCTTCACCCAATTAGGTTGAGCGTCGCTCCGATCGAAACCCAATTCATCACTGGcgctctctcttcttcctcctctgtTTTATTTCACCGAATGTTGACTTCCCTCCTGATGGATATCAACGTTTCGCACTCGCCCTCCAAGAATTCACGTAATAAGTTCCCTGATTTCTTGGCATAACCCCATTGTCTCCGCTTTAAACCCATCCACCGTCGTTTCAATTGCCTCCATTCAACCCTCCAACATGTTCATCCTTCCCTCTATTCTTCCTTCTAACGCATTCTCAATTTCTCTCCATCTCACTCCTGTCTCTCGATGATCCGACAAGTAGACCAAATTGATAAGTTTCTGAATAGGAAACCTATCTCAATTTCACTCACACACCAAATAAATAGAAAAGATAGTAAATTGAGTAATTCTCTATTGAATTTTGGTAACTACACGACCAAAACCTCCCAAGAGAGCCAAGTTCTCTTTCCACATGATAAGAATGATCTTGTGTATACAAAGTATACAATTCAAAAGTAACTAATACAAGATACATAAGTTCTTTTATATAAGCTTTGTTTCCGGTCCAAACGATTATAATAGGTATAACTTGCTAATGCCTCTCCCCTctttatttccttttctattCCTTTCATAAACTCTCTGTATCCTATCAAAGCTGGAAGACTTAATGTGGTtgactttattttcaaatctttcGCCTGCTTGATCCACAAGGTGCATGGAGAAGAATGAAAAGTTACTTGCAATTTTTAATGGACTCAGAGAAGAAAGGTTGCGTTTAAGGACATTAAATCACGTCATGGCATGCGAGGACGTGTTGGATTCTTTGTTGGAACTTATGCTTGAAGACACCCCACAACTGACTCGTCCAAACGTTCTGCACCTGGTTCTagtaagtatatatatatatatatatatatatatatatatatatatatatatatatatatatatatatatatatatatatatatatatacatatatattgacgctttcatttttctcttacaGTTCAACTTACTacttcatatattattattttattataatattctatttatgtttatttttaggtttaataggttcggaggttcctatacactacaagaaaattgcattttatatactgattattatatacggatttgaatccgtatataataaaaatgttacatacggatattatatacggattcgttatatacagatattatatacggatttattatatacggattttatatacggatttataattaattaataaataaataaaattaagttattttaagtcgtcaaccctttcttttttttctcactcGCGATGCAACCATTTCTTGTTTGGAAAAAGGGTCGAGGCACTCCCACCACCAAACctattcttctttctctttcacttcAACCCTTCCTAAATCAGTGTTCTGGTCGTGGTTCTCTCTCGTCGAGCCCTCCTTCCCCTTCTGTGGAGCCTCGGTTCTCTTTCGTTGAGCTTTTGTAGGTCGCGcattgaaaccctaattttcccTCATTCGAACCATGATTGTGCGGCCTTGGTACCATGGTTAATTGGTAAGTAATGTTTAATTCTCATTGAGCTAAATTTTTGAATTGCAAAAACCCTAATcctctttttctctcatccaTTTTCGATTTATGCAATTCCTCGCGTTATAAGGTTCTATTTCTTCCCCGCAAAGCTATTTTGCAcgaatttcttttttctacatTTATTTCCTCTTGTTAATCACCCAAGATTTAAAGCTTTTGTTGCACTAAAAAATAGATACTTTTCGTGCTTGCGTTTTGATTTTCGCAATGGCCTCCAAAGCTCCTAGATCGAGGATTGGTCACAAGAGTAGAGCCAAACTGCAAAAGGTTAGTTTGcgtgttcatcttcttcataGTCGTCTCTCggctttttaatttgtttttgttttttgtttggatAATTCCGGCTTTGAATGATACTGCTGTTACTGGttgagaaattaaaaagaaacttattaataattatttaaataacactTGTGGTGATTGAAATTGACTAATAAGAAAAAGAACGGTAACAGAAAgaatagtaaatattttattctttttctatgAAATCTATTTTCAAGTTTTTTGTCCTTTTCATTTGGCACAGAAAGAAGCAAGACATAATCGACAGGCACTGTAGAAGATTGTAGTTACAGACATGCCGGCTTGAGCATTGGTATTCTTAGTAATGAATAGGAAACCATAATTTGTGGAATTCATATTCAGAGCTCAAAGATATGCATAAATAACAACTTGGTAACCATAACAGGTTTGTAATAAGCTGCATATCAGTTCATAGTTGAAACTGAAGATGGGGGAAGCTACAGAAAGGTATTCTTGCTTTTTCTCTCACAAGTTTGAGATACCAATTATATTGTTGTATTCAAAATATACATTTTCTGAGTCCCTTTGACCTTTGGGATGTGGTTGAGTTGATCAGGTATGCAGTGGTGACAGGAGCAAATAAAAGGATTGGATTAGAGATAGTAAGGCAGTTAGCTTCAGAAGGAATAAAGGTGGTACTCACTGCAACGAATGAAGAGAGGGGTCTTCAAGCATTGGAGACACTCAAAGCCTCTGGTCTTTctcatctactattgtttcatCAGCTAGATGTGGCTCATGCTGCAAGTGTAGCTGCTTTTGCAGCTTTATCAAATCCAAATTTGGTAAACTTGATATTCTGGTAAAATCAGACTTTCATGCTTCTCTCTTTTGTTTGTTCTAAGTTCAAGTTTGTCTCATAAATCTTCCGTGCTTAAGCTTCACTGAATGAAAActttaaagacaaaattattttattatagtttttaagATGGTATCAGTATAATCTAAAACTTGTTTTGTCGTGCCTCTCTTATCTTCTGCTATCATATTACTCACTAATATCAAGAAGTATGCTTGAGATCTTATAtttattagagataaaataaatttattatatataaatggaaacaaatcaaatttttcCAAGTTTGTTTCATTAAGACGTTtgaatatttcttattatttctctTTCTAACTTTTCATGAAAATCTCATCTCCAACCAAAGTCTTCTGTTTTTTGCTCATTTGTTAAACGAATTCATTGGGTTTGTATAAAAATTGTTCAAACCTGTTGGTGTGTGCATTAACCATTACTTTTAATGATACTTTTAAGACAGTAGAGGCACTAGAGGTTAAAAAGAGATTTCATTGAATCAATTTGACAGATTCCTTTTACATCTAGTCATCATTTGattaagataaatttttgtaatgGCTTGAAGGGAATCAATTCTTTACAAATGGTAACCTTTTGTTTTAGCATGTTTCAATATGAAATGTTGTTCTATGCAGGTTAACAACATTTACAAATggtatatattttgtttcccAGATATATTTATCTATGGTTTGGTTAATATCTTAAAAGGAGTTATATAATTTACAATGTGTGAATTGACTTGCAGATAAGATACTGGACAAAAGCAATGGAGATGTGGCTATAGATACATATCACCGTTATAAGGTATATGATTTCTTCAAAGTAGTATTTTATTAAGTCATTCTTAagatatgataaattaattctTACTATATCTTGAgtattgtgtttgtttttagtttattctattttaatcgTTGATGcaatataataacatttacattatacataaatttacaGGAAGATGCTAAATTTATGAAGAATATGAACTTGGATTCATACAGATTCTCGATTTCTTGGTCCAGGATTCTACCAAGTAAGTCAAATGCTGAACAATGTCATCAACGAACTATTGGCTAATGGTAAGGTTCAAACTCAGATTTCTTTTATCTCATCACATTCTTCTGTTATCAATGGTGGTATATGACAATTAAATATGAACATTTGTAGGTATAAAACCACTGGTAACTCTTTTCCATTGGGATcttccccaaactttagaagaTGAATACGGTGGCTTCCTAAGTCCT harbors:
- the LOC108337169 gene encoding beta-glucosidase 24-like, translated to MGEATERYAVVTGANKRIGLEIVRQLASEGIKVVLTATNEERGLQALETLKASGLSHLLLFHQLDVAHAASVAAFAALSNPNLVNLIFWLTTFTNDKILDKSNGDVAIDTYHRYKEDAKFMKNMNLDSYRFSISWSRILPSKSNAEQCHQRTIG